Below is a window of Malus domestica chromosome 13, GDT2T_hap1 DNA.
ctttcgttcatgccctaacctttagactttatagaccagtggcaggcgtgctacttttctataagcagacaggcCCGCGTAGATGCAatcgtaggtgttggtgtagaactttgcaacgttgttagccatagggttggcagccggatgccttacttacaaaaGTAGACAAGTttgcgtaaccactaggctgttaaccttggttTTCCCCAATTCTGTAGGCTGCGTAGAAaatatcacaacactttaggacttggtgtaggttgttctgcacttggcagaggtgaagcttatcgactatgtAGCATGTCAGCAGTGGATAAAGATTTGTATatgcacgctagcttgtttaacctttcacaagaatgtgcggttatATAAGTCTAGCGTGATTTTACTGCTCGAatggcaagccgtaggcagtcctCCGaaaaccgtaggctaccttagtgcactcgatagcaactttagggttccagggcagccaTCTGTAGAGCGTACTgtgtaatgtgccccctccgtttctagggcccggttccccacgaattaggccaagagacctaaaatccttcagttagctaagccttgaaaaagaccattgtggctacttcttgGAATCCCCGgcacaagccatcgtgcatctagttatactagggcaaccAAGCTCATCCACgtttggatattcggagtgtaaagtttatcctcccgtcttggggAACTAACCCAtgtgggtgtcagggaattggtttaccctctcgcactggagagcaattagtttaccctctcacattgGAGAGCATGGCTGGTCCCTCGGGGGGGCGCAATTCATatgatgagtccctaagaagagcgcaatcttcttttgaagtgcaggagtgatcagttgttgtaagcatgcaaccGAGcaaagttgtgattacttctgaattcctcattgaaaaatgagtgaaaagaacgagaacttagctgtaaggtaggaactgcataacaactggatagtcatcGGCTTATGAGGTGATGCCCGTTGAGCTTCTTGAGTCTTTGGGCTTTGATGTAACTGGAGGTCACatatggtacttcctcagattgtaggcgctccactgcttttcgatctttttatcgtttcatggtggagagggtgtaattactcttgccgcctactATGTTGATCTTGTATGGACCTTCCCAaatgagatccatctttttggagtcTTCTCTGCAGGCAGTCATAAAggtttttcttaggactagatatTCGGGCTGGAACtgtcggatcttggcccttttgttgtagttggAAATGAGTTGttgctggtaggctgcgatgcaGGTGATGGTCTGCTCGCACTTGTCCTCtaccagatctaagcttgtAGCCATCTCCTTACTGTTCTGCTTAATGCTTAGTAATAGAGCAGTGATACTTGGCTTGATGACATTGGGATAAATGATTGCTTCtgagccaaatgccaaagagaaaagagTCTTATCGGTTGcttgtcttttggtggtgcgatatgcccatagacatcgagggagttcatctggccattttcccttcttgttggtgagggatttcttgaagcaatcgaggatcatcttgttggatgcttcggccCACCACTGCCTTGAGGATATATTGgcatggacatgtgctgcttgatgctatacttttggaagaacttcgccacaTCTTGGCCCACTAATTGAGGACTGTTGTCGGTGACAATGGACTGAgagatgccaaatcggcaaaggATATTCCTTCATATGAAGTGCTCTATGTCCATCTGATTCGTGGTCGTcttgggctctgcttctacccatttggtgaagtagtcggttacCACAATCATCATGTATCTGCCCCTAGTAGCAGGCGACATAGGTTCTACCAGGTTGATTGCCCACTACATGAATGGCTAAGGACTCGTCTACGGGTGTAGCTTGCTGCCAGGCAGTGCTGGTACTGGCTTGTAGCGTTGGCAACGGTcgtacttttgtactaactccttagcgtCTTAGTGCATGGTGAGCCAGTagtagcctgcgttaagagccttctGTGTTAAGGATCGACCTCCAGAGTGATTTCTTTAAAcaccttcgtggattgagcttagaaccttcaagtcatcgggAGGTGCTAAgcagcggagatgtggtccgGTGTAGGATTTTCAGATGAGAATgttgttccacatgtagtagcgtgTTGCCTTGATCTGGAGCTTTAAGCAGTCTTGCTAGTGATTaactgggaatcagaatgaattgcaagctttttcactgccaagtcttttgccattcggaggACTGCTAGTAGGGTCTTGTACTCTGCTTCATTGTTGGATGCTTTAAAGCCTAGAGTGATTGCCTGTTCAGGTATCGAATCATCTGGGGTGATAAGGACTACGCCTGTTTTCAAAcccttgtagttggatgcgccgtcgacatgcaaaagCCAGAAGTCACCATCTGGTGGAGCAGGCGCGGCTAAGGCGTGCTCAGCTACCTTTAGGGCTTCGTTGTGCCGCTCTGTTGCGTTGTGAATGCTTAGTAGGGAGTTGTGGATCTAGGACCATGTTACACgtagcaggagatgctcaactgccggtattggaCCATTCTAGAGCTAAATTATGAAACAAAGGTCAGCTAGGGTCGTGTGACACGCAACAGGAGGTGGTGCTCAACTGCCGGCATATGTTGCttctatgtagaatcttttggggcgacaaagacaaaacttgctttcgaATGTGTTATTTCAGTGCTCGTCTGCCCTTGGCGTGTCTTTTGGGCcaagttgttgcgttcgtcagaaaactttgcatctgtcAGGGTCTACCCCTTTATCGTCACACGTCTGGATTGGGCGGAATAATGCATCATGAGGATGAATGAGtgtgtttgaaggtaaaacttgagcttttGGGTTGTAACAACTATCGTTAAAGTTagcatttgaatttttatagcatcgaggagagcttttgaactgtggaatataggtagtcgggcccccaactCTTCTCTTATGATGGTAGAGCGTACTGCTGCTTTAGATACCATCAAACATACGACTAAGTTATCCGCTACTTCCGGTTTGGATAATAGGGAGATGATGCCggatacttcttcaagtccttgaatgtgcattggcgaacctcatcccaaagtgcatgcttctcagccagagcgaaagagtctgccagagttagatcttctttcatgatcaatttttcgaatagcgagtggtctgctggaagtcatTTTTAGAaagctgctctagctatcgagtcgttacATCTGACTATCCttaccttctctactttgaacctcttcacatagttGTGAAGCGActcttttgggttcttcttgacgttgaataAATGGTtggacttcttcttgatcgagcgataggatgaatattctttagtgaaaatcaaagaaagttCGTCAAAACTccagatggattgtggcggcagggtgtagaaccaatcttgcgcctcgccttgtaaagtggtggcgaatatcttacACATGAGATCATCATTGTTTTGATAGAGGATCATTACGCTTCGATggtgctttaagtgtctctctggATCCTCATCCCTTttaaaagatgtgaaatgtggcatgctgaactcgcgtggaggctctgcctgcccgatctcgtccgtgaagggtgacctgcttatgttggtcgcGTTCTGTCGTAGTGcatcgtcggtgacctcgttgcgttggaaattgcacaatcgcttggtcaatagtctctctacttcttcctgaatttacctttgttgaGGTAGTGGacctctcggctgcccccaaccGTGACTTGCTaatctaggctgctcttccatgtgtttggctcatcTATGCCGCTAATGCGGTGCGTGTAGCGCTTTCCTAGCAGGCAAGCGAGTTCTTTGCAGGCtgccggttgaacttgagccagattgagtgactgcttatctccgtccgtcgtgctgcctacttcgatgtgaggtggaggatgctcattgcgggcttagccgcgaatgaacacttcgcctggaaGGTTGACCCTAACtatgaatgtatgctcgtctgTGGGCCTAATCGAGAATGCACGCTCCTTCGCGCTCTAAGACGGAAGTATACGTTATCTCGGGGGCCTAATCGGGAGTATACATTCCCCGAACGCTCAGTtcgtggctgcttgccgggacgctgttggagaggttctttgtctgcccttgtcctacttcgggacacctcgtcttGGGCACGTTACATCTCGGTGCGCTGTAATagctggttcaccaaggtcgtttGTTGTgcgagggcgctcgtcaactctatgacttgttgagacaagtgttgttcttcatttaggttggaatagcttggaaggaatatgtatccttgagcagtggaagtgtggtagacttcGAGCgcaagatttgagttgggaaatgtcaaattcgcAGAAAACTATGGTGAAAATGCTCCTGATTAAATCGTTGGTCTGGAAATTTAGAGCCAGGacggttgaactaatcttggatcGATTTGGCCTACTTGGAAGGCCACGAGAGCAGACTGGGCCGCGGAAGCAGGTTGGACCACGAGAGTGGgatgctcgtcgggagcaggctaggccaTAAAAGTGGGCTACTGAgctggagcaggctgggctacgagagtgggctactcgggtggagcaggctgggccacgggagtaggTTGTGCCACAAGAGTGGACTGCTCGGCGAGAGCAAGCTGGGCCATGGGAGTAGGCTGCTTAGctagagcaggctgggccacgagagtaggCTACTCGGTGGGTGATACATGCGAGTGCAAGGCTTGGGTCATGGCTTTGGTGCCATGGGCCTTAGATGTCACGACTTGGGCTTGGGCCCATGCAAGCTTGGATGTCACTACTCGGGCCGTGGTAGCAGTGCCATTGACCTCACCGCGAGTAGTGGTGACCGTGGTGACCACCGCAgtggttgccatggtggagcCCCGTAGCGATGATGCCGCTCCTATGatcacatttagcctcgtggatcgtcgtgatcccatttcttgaatattgaaattttcacttgtggaattttctaaatttctagccattgtatttctcttttacgttttatcaaagaatctttgcaaataaaaaattctagtaataagaacgtacgaaaaatctacaaatggacaagaaaatagaaaaaccttTTGATGCgggagtcttctacgagtgtgtgactcttctctcaatgaaagcaccaatttgtggatgcaaatttcttcctccttcttggacaaaattgcacctacaaaacaatcaacaccttagggtcaaggccaggagcctcacgcgcccacgatgaatggggggggctttggccgaagaacctctgataccaaagttagaattttagagagaaaagtgtttagagagtttttggagttttgcaagagtgtggacttAGGTTTGTAGAGAAAATGGGGCTCAATATATAGAGTATGGCCGGTCCCCTTTGGAGAAAACGTGGCCGGCCTTTGGGATGTTTTTTGGGTGTATTTTGGggtttaatgtgtgatttatttggccattaatggattaattaggtaattaatccattaattagccaattaacactTTTAAAA
It encodes the following:
- the LOC139190897 gene encoding uncharacterized protein, encoding MILDCFKKSLTNKKGKWPDELPRCLWAYRTTKRQATDKTLFSLAFGSEAIIYPNVIKPSITALLLSIKQNSKEMATSLDLVEDKCEQTITCIAAYQQQLISNYNKRAKIRQFQPEYLVLRKTFMTACREDSKKMDLIWEGPYKINIVGGKSNYTLSTMKR